In candidate division WOR-3 bacterium, the DNA window CCCGTTGATTACTGCCAAAACCGAAGCACTCAGAGAACCTTCCAATCTTTCTTCTACCGGCAGATTGAGGGTAAAGCCGATAAAAGACTTTCGGGAAGGTCCGAGTAAGATTGGTCTCCCCAAACCCTTCAATTCTTTTAATCTCCTAATTATCTCATAATTATCTTCTAATCTCTTGCCAAAGCCAATCCCTGGATCAATGATTATCCTCTCTTCCTTTATTCCCTCTCTTTGGGCAAAGGCGAGCCGCTTTCGGAAATAGTCATAGATTTCTCCCATCAGGTCTTCATACTTGGGATTTTTCTGCATCGTCTTCGGCCTGCCCTTAATATGCATCAAGATACAATAGGCATCCTTTTCCGCTAAAAGTCTTGCCATCTTTTTATCAAACCGGAGGCCGGAGATGTCGTTAATTATCTCACAACCTTCCTTTAAGGCAAAATCTGCCACCTCGGATTTATAGGTATCGCAGGAGATAGGGATTTTTACCCTTTTGCGAATGAGGGGGAGGATGGGTTTCAGCCGGGCAATCTCCTCTCGGGCGCTGATTGGTTCTGAACCGGGGCGGGTCGATTCGGCACCGATATCAAGAAAATCTGCTCCCTCCTCCACCATCACTTCTGCCCGGCGCAACGCCTCTTCCGGTTTTAGGTATCTCCCACCGTCATAGAAGGAGTCTGGGGTTAGATTTAAAATTCCCATAATGTGAACCCTCTTTTGTAA includes these proteins:
- the folP gene encoding dihydropteroate synthase produces the protein MRPLVLDSEKDFLKELARVGCDPKAFPIFRKKTEIIPIKVEDLSLPSANILKQTALSLGADCVIHQDVIRGKKETSSAIILATPRQYEAFTFKLNSQYSSLKKISEEVRKLLSTLQKREFVLRFSRKIYYLQKRVHIMGILNLTPDSFYDGGRYLKPEEALRRAEVMVEEGADFLDIGAESTRPGSEPISAREEIARLKPILPLIRKRVKIPISCDTYKSEVADFALKEGCEIINDISGLRFDKKMARLLAEKDAYCILMHIKGRPKTMQKNPKYEDLMGEIYDYFRKRLAFAQREGIKEERIIIDPGIGFGKRLEDNYEIIRRLKELKGLGRPILLGPSRKSFIGFTLNLPVEERLEGSLSASVLAVINGAHILRVHDVKETKRAVRMAEAIINA